cctgaaactaaactaaactaacatcctgataacatataatacatgacattatagcatttttcatgaTTTTGTAAATACGGTCTCATgtcgaaaatcatttcataaatacggcctcgcaccgaacatttcatgaatacggcctcgcaccgaaatcattccatatatacggcctcgcaccaaaatcatttcatacatatcattctgaaaataaatcaattatcatgtacttatcaaaatcatcataatatactgtatcttttcataactcctaaaaacatgctttattcgtaaagtttgttatatcattaattttcatgaaaaataacattcatgccacacagagttgaataattttgtacatttcattctaaaatcacattatccgtataatagcagtattttcccaataacatacattttcttaataatattcaaatatcatgaaTGCTtccctaaaaattaatttactgataaataataataatacgcatGGAAAAtcattgttttagtttattctcttacctgacactgaaagaaaTCCCCTAAAATTTCTAGTCCTACACTcccagggtttcccgttcaactccctgaaaacaataactcacagaactaaactttggtattttcacgtgaatatcatttcctataactacagtaagccCAAATTTGgcgtaaaaagtcttacctcaactcagggatgaatttcgactagcttccaccaacgatccgctccggtagatttggagagaacttccccaggagcgtcgtggtagcctcagatcatcgatccggcgagcgatgaaaccgaaatcgaagagagaagggagagaaactgaagggagagagtgtgtgtgagagatttcttaatttttatgtttaaatCCGGATTTTGagttatttatagggctggattcatcaacgagacacgtcacctcgtcgacgaatcctgtaaaaagttcattgacgaacctgcaccttcgtcgatgaatttcagacttctcaaAATCCtgtctcggtatcttctcatcaacgaaatttgTCTTCGCCGACGAGACTcttttgtaccctcgtcgatgaatcccctatgtttgtcgacgaggacttgTTAAATTTCCGTAGTTTATttctcccaaagtgcaatgttgtcgttGAACGATGAAGTCTATtgccttcttctgtttctgtttccatttccctccctctttattattttaaaaccattattctttgggtcgtcacATTAGTAGCATAGGAACCTCCATGTCCAACATTCTTGTGAGACTCTTCTTGAAGAACTAATGCATAAACCTTGTTTATTGAAGGAAGAGACTCATACATCAGAATATGAGTTCTaatggtttcaaaattttcattcaatCCCATAAGAAACCTTACGACCTAGACTTTATCATGATTATTACTTAAGATTTTATTCACACCACATGTACACTTCGATAATGGTTCTAGATTTAGCAATTGATCAGATAACCTTTTGAATTTTGTAAAGTACTCATTTATTGACATCGAATTTTGAGTAATATAACAAAGTTCCTTttaaatattgtatattttgggaccATTTCCTGAGAAAAAACATTTTGCAATTCCAACCACATCTCTCTAGCAGTTTTACAATACATCACACTGCCATATACATATGCGTGCATTGAATTAATCAAACAAGAAATTACCATTGTGTTGCAACTCTGCTAGTTTTCATAGAGAGGAGACTCTAGATCAGGTTCAACAATTTTTCCATTGATAAAACCTATCTTTCTCTTGGCAGTGAGAGCAAGAATCATGGCTCTTGACCAAGAATGATAGTTTTTCATACCAAGTAGTGCCTATGTAACCAAAATGCTACCTGGATTTTCGTTCGAATGGaggaagaatggatttgagaggTTCAGTTGTGAGGATGGATCagattgattgcttgaatctagaGATGTCATGGATACACCTTCAGGCTCTCTATGTACTTCCTATCTCCTCTGGACTTGTGCGTGAGAAGTATTTAAGAATAGAAGCAGTttcaggctctgataccatataaaacTTCAAGAACAGAGGCAGTAAAACTCCAAGAATAGAAGATCTAAATAAACTTGATCTTATTTCTTGAATACAATTGAGCTTACAAGCAAAAAACTAAAAATACAATCATTAAATCTCTTTATATACAAAATCTGTTAAGCTAACTAAATAACTAACTTTCTgaagaaaagaaaatacaaagtttaACTAATCATAACAAATAACTAATCCTCCCAAAGCTGCTTATCAATTTTAACAAAAGTTATGGCTTCATGGTTCATATTTGGAAGTGTTGTTCACTTGAGGCTTTGCATGGCTGGCAAGGGCCCGAAGGACATTTTTTATCTGGTGCATGGTTTCTTGTATGAGGTTATTTTAGAATTTTCACATTAGACCACTGATGCATGGCCAATTGAAGATGAAATCTCATGAGAAAAGCATGACAAAGACGACTGACAAGGATACAACACctaaccaaagaaaataatgtGGAACAAAGTCATTGGGAGACCGCCGAGGTCGTTGAGAAGCGATTTCCTATCTGTTGGTTTTCAACCTTCATTAATGTTTGATCAAGAAATTCCTCACTGCCTATCACATAAAACTATTATTGTGTCTGAAAGTAATACCTTAAATAGCAAAAATTTGAAGTCCAACTCCTATAATGacgaaaaacaaaaacaaaacaaaacaagagaTGAATCCCCACAAAAAGAGTAGAATCCGGCTGCTGTAATCTACTCTTTCAGCTCTGCCGTTCTTTCCCTGTGGCTACATTTCACATATTGTAAATTTAGGTCATAGTGGGCAGAAGATTTGCATTTTGGATTCATTCCTCTGTTTTTTCCTGACAAAATCGGCCGCCAGTATCAAAAAACTTGCCTGGGAATTACTCAACACCGGGCATTGATGACAAGTTCATATAAAAATTACACCAAATACTTCCTTTATCTGATACATTATCTACTTATGAATGTCTATGCTACATTCATCTTAatcataaacaaataaaagaaacctcaCTGGAGCTGCTTGTTTCTATTTTCCCAATATTTACTTTCCCATGTCTCCACTTGTTTTATTGAGCTTGCTTTTCTCCTGAGAAGGGTAAGCAGAGCTGGGGGCTCATACGGAGGAGGCATGTCGCATGGGCCTTTTTCTGCAGGACCCTTTACCATGGATTCCATTTTAAAATTCTTCTCTGGTCCCTGTGCAGGGCAAGCCATAATCTCTGAACACAGTTCAACTGCATTTGGCGGTATGGTAGGCCTAAATCTTAAGAGCCTAGCATATTCATTTAATAGGTGAAACATGTAGTCGTACACAAAGTCCATCTTCAAATCCTCTTGAATGAATTCACTCGCTGCCTTACCGATGGCCTGTGCCTGGTAATGCCATATTGAGAGATGTAAGAAATTTGAAAAGATGAAGTACTTCTGCTTGAATTGTCACGAAAAACATCTTAAATCTAAATTTTGATTCTCTTTATGCAGCTTGAAACATGGACTGTAATagtaattctttttttttcttttttctttttttaaaacgATGGTGTTCGAGGCTTTTTGGACACTCGACTAATCCACTAGGATAATGGGTTTGTCCCTCTACCCTTTTTCACTTAAATACCATGGTATTATCTCAAATGGAAAGTCGTAGCCCTCAAGACTCAAAATCTGGTCATTTAATCAGGAAAGTTTTAATTTTACCATCTGAGCCACCATTGGGGGCAATAGTAATTCTGTTTTTTAGCAGTcacaacaagaaaaaaaattaaaaatgtagTCATGGTGAGATTATATCTTTTCTACCTACTTATATTTAATTATGTTAGGCGAGCTTAGGGAAACTACCTTTTGCTTGTGACTGTTGCCCCAGTCGACGGCAAACTTGATAGACTTGCACTTGTCATCTTCCCTTATGGGCCAGTAATGGTGCACTGGCATCAGGCTTCTCGTGAAGAAGTCATAGTAATGGGGCTTTACTAGTAAAGAGACAGAATCACATGCAAGGATGTACTTTTCGCTTACAGACCATGCAGATCCTTCAATGTATATTTTATATCTGGGGAATTTAAGAGAGTTGATCGTCAGTAGCAGGAAATTAAAATAACAAGTGAAAAAACAAAACAGGAAGTGAATATGCAAAATGCAGGAtgcaacacacacacacgcaatcTACCTGTGAATGCATTGGCTTGCCAAATCTGACTGCTTGTATCCTTCATTTGATTCTCGGATCCAGTCCTGCAAACAGGACCAAATCATTACTTCTCTGTTGCTGTTTTGTTTTTCCTCCATTTTATTTGCTTATGTTAAAAACATTTCCAGTGGTGTCTAAGAACACAAATCCCTCAAATGCTATATTgatggtttaaaatttaaaacactagCAGCTAGAAGCTGAACCATATGAGCCCTGCATGTGACCATCTAATGCATACTACAAGAAGTTATTTGGGGTCTTTTAACAGCTTGCACAAGAAATGGGAATAAGAGGGTCTGGATTATTCTGTCTGAAATTATTTTGAGTCGGTGTCGAAACATTGAGGCCTTGAGGGTGCATCCGCAAAGCCTCGAGGCTGGAGCACTGCAGTGTCTCATTACTATGCAGCGAGTACTTCATAGGGATTATATTCAATTTTTAGAACCTGCGGATTCACTTATTATCCTTTTTCCTTTCGTTACTTGCAGTTTTGCACTTTTTTCTCTTAATGTTTGTATTTTTTTGCCTCTGAACCAGGCTGCAAGGCTCTTGGTGAAGCCAAGTTCAGTAATTCTTTCATCATCAACATACTTTTCAGCTCTTGCCCAATATTGTTTTGTGTTTTCTAAAGAAGGCACttgcttcttgcacggatattgtGGGGGTTCGTCTttctcgtgtagtcagatggtgtaaacttgggataggatgggttaagttgaatgtgaaTGGGAGCTGTACAGGTAACtcaggtaattgtggtggtggaggcgtgataagagatgaaaaaggtttatttaaaacagttttttcctcatttttgggttatggaacaaataacatgactgaattgaaggcgatttttttagggattaatctgtgtAAAGATTTCGGTTTTGATCAAGTGGAAATTGCATATGACTctactttgttggttcagtggataagTTCTGGGAAGTGTTCGGTTTGGAGCTTATgagaattgtgggaagagcttatgcttgcattgagaggcatacagttcaaagtggaacatgtttacagggagaaAAATAAAAGTGCtgatttctttgccaaacaggatgaatctggtatttctcgatcatatagttgtcaggATGATCTTTTTCAGCAAGTTAGGGGAATGATTCAattggatttgttgggttttccttctttgcgtTCATGATGTTTTGTATTATCTTctggagttttgtttgttttccacttttagtggtttagtttcttagtttttttttgtttggttgctggcgtttgattttttggtttggtttatgttgattaaGTTAGTTTTAGAGTCTTGGAGTTTGTTTttgttgtcccaaagtctcaagattgaaccacggtattcctctgctataagTGAGGGATTTTCTAATAAAACTAGGAGGTGCTGCCTCTTTTACCAACAATAAAAAAAGGCACATGCTAGAGATGCTTGCATTCAGACAGCTAATGGAGACTGGCCGACTCAATATTTAAGTGAAGAAGGGCCGTTATGGGGTGGATGAGTCAGATGCTTAAATTATTACCTGGGCATATAAGCGAGCATTCCAGTCTTGTTTGTCGGAGACATTACATTTGAGTAGGTCTTGCCTGGTTTCGGCAACAGAAGGATTTCCCTTCCAGTAGGCATAAGGTTCCCTTTGCATCCATTTGGTTCTCTTGTTGCCTTCTCTCAGCTCCTTCAGCAAGGACTCCCATGGCTTTATATTGATCTCAGGCCTGATACAAATCAGTACATTTCATTTTAGAAAACTGAGTTGatacaaatttaaaatgaaaatttttcatttaaaaaagaGTCCCCCTAGTTTTGCATATGATCATAAATCTATTTGAATATATCAGCTCAATCAGCAGCTCTTAGCCCCCCGTTTGGGAGCAtcgtatttttaatatttatcacttaaaataagtacttttacCCCCAAAAAAAATGTGGCGTTTAACTTATAATATAATAAACGCttattgtaaaaaatatttttttagaataaCTCTTTCTagaactatttaagtgaattttgagaaacaATTTAAGACAACTTTTTGACCACTTATAAGTGACACTATTCATAGGTGAGATCAATTTTATAAACTTAAAAAAATTTAGtagttttttataatttaaaaaatacattatacattagaagataataatatattattttactatgtattataatatattaattattaatgaaacataattcaattttggaataaagaagaagaaccatttattaatttaaattaataataaaaattaaaaatattaatttaattaataataatattttaacataaattaatatgatattgacatattataaatataaattacgaacaatattattgttaatcaattattttcacttaataaaaatattaaaatgttaattaaaaataatagttaaagtaattattaattaaaaattaattatatgttattttattatccatttaacctattaattattaatgaaattataATTAACTTACggaatgaattaaaaaaatttaattaacatTCAGTAAACTAAAAAtcttaatttagttattaatactatttttaatataagttaatgtgataatcatatgttataaatataaattactaataaaattattattaattaaaaataataatcttatattattttttaatagaaaatatttaagttttaattatgaataattaaaataactattaataaaatttttaattaaaaaatattaatatttgtaatttaaaatatatttaaaaataattatatagtaTCTTATGGTAAAAATAAGTATCCTAATATCACTTATTTTAAATTACAACCAAACACTAGTTATAATTTTCAATACTTTTCAGTTTAGCACTTATTATAAGCACTTATTAAATTCATCAATTTTGTTTTCTTGAAAAACACTTTTGCACGAGTGGTTCCAAACGATCCCTTAGGCTCCATTTGGATTAGGAATGTTGTGcagaaaaaaggaaaggaaaggaaaagaaaacaagATAGAAAAAATTTTTTTGTTGTATTCTCTCGATCTCAAATATGATTAAGAAAGGAAATTTATCTAAAATAGATTTTTTTgctcatttattttatatatatatatatatatatattatttttctgaTCATTTTCCATAATTATTAAACAACAAAAAGTGAATACATTTGTGTTTTACTTAAACTTTTATTCagatttttcaaattccaaacaGGACCTTAAAATTCAAGAAGAGATGAAAATGGTCATAAATACAAGGTTCTTATTCTATTCAAACTACGAACACATCATACAAATACCGAACAACAAAAACAGCAACACGTATGACTCATACCTAAAATTATATTCAAACATCATTTGACTTTTTAAAATATATCTCTTACTTTTTGAAGCAATTTTTCAACCATAAGAAAAGGGGGGAAAAGGTATTTTGCAGTGTTAAAAAAGCAATTGTTCTGCTCTTAAAAGtaaaaagtattttgaaaaacaaaatcaaGTAACGTTCAATTATGACTTAGTATCCCAAAAGGCTAGGTTTAAAACTAATACACAAACCTTGAGAATACCCATTTTGTCAAAAGAACATCAATATCATTGTGGTTTTACTTTTCTTAAAGTACCTCTGCCTTTTTAGTAATAAAATTAATActataattgtttttttttatttaaaaaataaataatttgaaattacaaattagtaaaaaaaaaaatgataaattgaaaataaaattgattttttaaactaGTTTGATATCGGCATACTAAAAAAATTAATGGAACACTATTATTATGCTATCACACACTAAAATGATAAATTAACCtcttacattattattttttattttttattaaaaataaattatttctttaatatattaaaaataaaattaatatttaagtacatttaaatgaatattaatataattttagttATTGAGTACATTTAAAtgaatattaatataattttagttATTGTTctatttaaatttaatacaaCTACAAAACTCAGGTACTAGCCAAACATGCCATGAATGTATTACTAAATAAGAAAATGGTCTTACCATCCCCAAAAGGACCAATCAGGGAAGACGATGTCCAGCGTGGCACCGTCTCCGCAGTATCGAAACAACGGCGGTGGGGTCGTGGCATTGGGCCCAGAAAAGTCGCTCGATCTGATGACCGGCCAGTCAACGCAATCAAACATCAGGTCCAAGTCGGGGACTTTCCCAGGGTACCTACGCAGCAACTGTAGGATTCCCCACAGCGTAAAAACATCCCGCGTCTGAAACGCCTTCACATATGTCTCCACGTAAGCCCTCCCGTTCACTATTACCAATCTGAAGTTGGCAGTCCTCTTGGCTCTCTCCACCGTCTCCCTCGTGATCCCGCTGTCCTTCCAGGGCCGTAGATCTTCGTGGATCCAGCGGAAGTACTCCGGGCACGTCGGCGGTGGGTCCCATGGACCGTCCTGATCGTTCTCCGGCCGGAAATTTGATGGGTAGTAGTTCGCCGGGCAGGTTTCGGTGAGATTACCGGCGACGGCGGAGCAGTTGAGGGGGATTTCGATTTTCTTGCGGGGCCTTTTGGGGATTTCGTTTGCTCTGCTCGCCGCCAGTGTCTTCTCAGCCGAACCGCCGGTGATGGACTCCTGCACAAAGCACAATGTGAAAAGTCAATAATGTAAGGAAATTACCTAAATTAAATTACCACTCTAGGGGCACAAGACAATGATAAAAATCGGATCAGATCCCATATTAACTtgagttttttttattaattgttgCTGATAATGAAAAAGAAGAATAGGTGAAGATGATTCTTAGTAGTTTTGTTATGTGAATGTTAATTTTATTTGACAAACTATTGAATTTTAATAGAATAGGAATTTTTCAATTTTAGTACGCTTTTAAAACATGTGATATTGATAGAATGAAATTATTGGGAtttactttatttaatttttctttaaaattacaCATGTGCAttataaatgaattttttttttcttaagttAAAAAGTTATATTTAAAAGAGtaaatttcttttcaaaattatagATTTGTgcattttaatgaatttttaaaaattgatgaACATTCCATTTCATTATTAATTACTTATATCAAACATGAGAATGGAATGGAAAATGAGAATGCCCATTTCATTCCAATGTGACTTTCTATTTATCCCCAAATAGTAGAATGGGAATTGTCATTCTATTCTACTTTACATTCCATTCTTAtcccataaaattttaaaaatatggaagAAAGTGTTGAAGAGGTCAGAATTGTGTCATTAATAGTATTGGTTGACATAAAAATGCACTGGACACTGTGGTTGACTTCATCTCCATAAATTTGTCCATTGCTCAATTCTCGTCAAGGATGCTACACAAAGCACTATGTGAAAAGTCAATAACGGTTAAAAATTGAAGGGAATAAAAATGGTTGCAAGCAGCGACCCCCAACAGCTCAACTTTTATCCTTTGTTAAAGAAAATGAATAGGAATAACTTTATATTTTGCATTTGCAAAATTTCACAAAAGAAAAGCAATACAGAATATTCTTTCCATCTCTCCCATGTATTCCATTTTCTCTCATTCTAGCATTTCACATTTACAGTGAAACAAAAGCAAATTCTTATATGGTATCAAAGTCAATGATGGAAGAATCCATCAATACCAGTCAAAACACTCCTCCACACCCACCATCAAACACCATTCCTGTGCAATCAAACACCAATCCCAATTGGTCAGGAGCTGCTCCTCATGACCCAACGCAGCCCACCAGTCCTTATTACATTTGCAACATTGATGGTTCAGGTGCCATGCTCGTTACTCATACCTTGGACTCCAGAAACTACTACTCTTGGGTTAGATCCATGAAGAGGGTCTTGCGGATCAAGAACAAGCTTGGGTTCATTGATGGCAACATCTGTGAACCCTCTAATCCCAATGATCCCTTAATGGAACACTGGTTGAGGTGCAATGACATCGTGATAACATGGATGCATAACACAATGCAAGTTGACATCAAGTCTAGCACTATATATGCTGAGACTGCACATCAGCTTTGGCTAGAGTTGGAACAACGTTTTGCTCAACAAAATGCTCCAAGAATTTTCGAGGTGAAGCGAGGTATCACAGACCTAAAGCAAAACCAAGACTCAGTGAGCATTTATTTCTCTAAACTTAAAACCTTGCTTGATGAATTACTCAATTATGAATCAATTCCTAATTGTACCTGTGAAGGTTTAAAAGTCGTCGTTCAGAACCAACAGAGGAATTGTGTGATGAAATTCTTAATGGGACTTAATGACACTTATAAAGCTATTAAAGCACAAATCCTGCTGATCAAACTTTTTCCTAACTTGAATGAGGTTTATTCTATCATTCaacaagaagaaaagaggagAGAAATTTCTATTAACAGCCTAGGCAATGATTCTATGGCCACGGTGAGCAAAAGGTCTTTTAGTAAGCCATCTACTAGACAACAAAGAAGGGATAAGTACTATTGTACCTTCTGTAAAATCCAGGACACTCTCTGGAGAGATGCTTTAAAGCAAATCCAAATAAGCCCATATGTACTCACTGCCAAATGTCGAGGCCACACAGCTGAAAAATGCTACAAACTACATGGATACCCAGCAGGATACAAGGGAGAAGAAAAAAACAAATCTATTATGAATCTGGCGAATGCAAATGCAGTAGTAAGTTTTGGGCAGGAAGTTGTGAAAGACAAGCCTCAAATTTCACTAATTCAGAAGCAATATACTTAGCTTTTGGCTCTCCTAAAAGCTACCTCTAGCAACCAAGCTTTCATTCCCTCGGCCAATCATGTTCATACCATGGTTGCACCTTCTTCCTCAGATGCAAATAATCACAAAATTCCTGGTATATCACTGTGTCTCTCTGTCTCTACTCCTGAAACTAGTAATATTTTAGAAACACCATGGATTCTAGACAATGGAGCAACATACCATATGATTTGCTCCAAGTCCTTATTTCATTCCATCCAAAATACTGTTTCCTCTTCTGTAGCCTTACCAAATGGTGAGATAGTGTCTGTTACTCATGTAGGAACAGCCAAAGTCACCAAGAATCTCATACTACACATTGTCCTTTGTGTTCCCAATTTCTCTTTTAACCTGATTTTAGCAAAGATAATAACTCAAGAACTAAATTGTTgtcttgttttcttttttgattgCTGCTATATTCCGGACCTTTTGACTTGAACAACAACTAGCATGGGTGAAGTTGAAGCAATGACTCTATCATATGCTGCAAATGGAAGTTTCTCCTTCAGCTTTATCTGATGCTTTATCTAAATACAACCTCAAAACCAGCTTTTCAGCCTCTGTCAGCAATAATAATGAATCTTTTGACCTCTGACAATATAGATTAAGTCATTCTTCTTACTCTCAATTTGACACAGATACCAAAGTCAACATATTAAAACCCTCTGAAGATAAACTCTATCTCATTTTTCCTTTAGCTAAAAAAAACAAGCTACCATTCCCTACTAgccaaaatcaatccaagaaatGTTTTAAACTGATACATTGTGATATATAGGGTCCATGCAATGAGATTAGTCATGATGGTTGCAAATATATTTTGAC
The Malania oleifera isolate guangnan ecotype guangnan chromosome 13, ASM2987363v1, whole genome shotgun sequence DNA segment above includes these coding regions:
- the LOC131146697 gene encoding uncharacterized protein LOC131146697 — protein: MQGVQSYLTYGSGVYRHFADTVWRPLMKAPARTSAIFFFFLCLLCGAFLTTRFLNYSESITGGSAEKTLAASRANEIPKRPRKKIEIPLNCSAVAGNLTETCPANYYPSNFRPENDQDGPWDPPPTCPEYFRWIHEDLRPWKDSGITRETVERAKRTANFRLVIVNGRAYVETYVKAFQTRDVFTLWGILQLLRRYPGKVPDLDLMFDCVDWPVIRSSDFSGPNATTPPPLFRYCGDGATLDIVFPDWSFWGWPEINIKPWESLLKELREGNKRTKWMQREPYAYWKGNPSVAETRQDLLKCNVSDKQDWNARLYAQDWIRESNEGYKQSDLASQCIHRYKIYIEGSAWSVSEKYILACDSVSLLVKPHYYDFFTRSLMPVHHYWPIREDDKCKSIKFAVDWGNSHKQKAQAIGKAASEFIQEDLKMDFVYDYMFHLLNEYARLLRFRPTIPPNAVELCSEIMACPAQGPEKNFKMESMVKGPAEKGPCDMPPPYEPPALLTLLRRKASSIKQVETWESKYWENRNKQLQ